The Streptomyces sp. ICC1 DNA window GGCTCGCCCTGACCCCCGCCGGCCGGGGCGCCTCGGTGGGCGGACTGATCCGCGAGCTGGAGGGCGCCGGCGACGTCGTGGACTGCGACGGCACCGTGCCGTGCCCGCTGCGCGGCGCCTGCGTCCTGCGCGGCGCGCTGCGCCGGGCCCAGGAGGCCTTTTTCGCCTCACTGGACCCGCTGACGGTGAACGACCTGGTCGCAGCCCCGACCGGTCCGCTCCTGCTGGGCATTTCGGGCGGATCGACGGGGGCCGGAAGGCCCTGACCACGGGGGCCGAATGGCCGATTCGCACCGCCGGCCGGCCCGCATAGCCTGAACCCGACAGACCCTTCGAACAGAAGTACGCACCGCGGCGGACCCTGTGGGCCTGTTTTCAAAAATAGGCATCTCATATGCCAGTTCTGCAGCCGGTTCCGCGAACCACCCCTACGCGAGGAGTCCCCCAGATGCTTTCCGAGAAGTCGGCCGCGACCGTACGAGCCACCCTGCCCGCCGTCGGCGCGGCGATCGGCGACATCACGGAGCTCTTCTACGGGAAGCTCTTCGCGGCCCACCCCGAGCTGATCCGCGACCTCTTCAACCGCGGCAACCAGAACGCCGGCCTCCAGAAGCAGGCCCTCGCCGGCTCCATAGCCGCCTTCGCGACCCACCTCGTCGCCCACCCGGACGACCGCCCCGACGTGATGCTGAACCGCATCGCCCACAAGCACGCCTCCCTCGGCGTCACCCGCGAGCAGTACCCGATCGTCCACACGCACCTCTTCGAGGCCATAGTCGAGATCCTCGGCGAGGCCGTCACCCCCGAGGTCGCCGAGGCCTGGGACGAGGTCTACTGGCTGATGGCGAACGCCCTCATCACCATCGAGGAGCGCCTCTACGCCGAGCAGCAGGTCCTGGCCGGCGACGTCTGGCGCGACTGGACGGTCGCCGCCCGCGTCGAGGAGACCGCGGACTGCGCCACCTTCCACCTCACCCCGGCCGACGGCGCCCCGGCGCCCGGCTTCAAGCCCGGCCAGTACGTCTCCGTCCAGGTCGAACTCCCCGACGGCGCCCACCAGATCCGCCAGTACAGCCTCTCCAGCGCCCCGGGATCACCCCTCCGCTCCCTCACCGTCAAGCGGGTCCACGGACCGGCCGCGGGCGGCCCCGACGGCGAGGTCTCCCACCACCTCCACACCCGGATCGGCACCGGTGACACCCTGCGCGTCTCCGCCCCGTACGGCGACCTCGTCCTGCGGGACTCCGCCGCGCCGGTGGTCCTCGCCTCGGCCGGCATCGGCTGCACCCCGATGCTCTCGATGCTGGAGCACCTGGCGGACACCGCGCACACGGCCCCGGTGACCGTCCTGCACGCCGACCGCTCCCCCGCCGACCACGCCCTGCGCGCCGACCACCGGGCCCTGACCCACAAGCTCGCGGACGCCCGGGCCCACTTCTGGTACGAGGCCGACGCGGAGCCCGGCGACCACGAGGGCCGCCTCGACCTCGCCGCCGTCCCCGTCGCCCCGGGCACCCTGGCCTACCTCTGCGGACCGCTCCCCTTCATGCGGGCGGCCCGCGAGCAGCTCATCGCCAAGGGTGTGGCGCCGGCGGACGTCCACTACGAGGTCTTCGGCCCCGACCTGTGGCTCGCCTCCGCGTGAGCCGTGCGCCGGTCTTGCGCCCTTGCGGCGGAATGGCCGCCTCCACTAAACGTTGAGTGACGTACCCCTCACTCAGAGTCAAGGAGGCGGCCATGTCCGCACCCCTGTCCGCGGACCGGTTCATCGACGCCCTGCGGGCCGAGGGCCTGACCGTCGTCGAAGTCGGCGGCTGGCGCACCCGCAACCGCAACCACAAGGGGCCCTGGGGCCCGGTGCACGGGGTGATGCTCCACCACACCGTCACGCACGGGACCGCCTTCACCGTCCGGCTCTGCCGCGACGGCGACGAGGCCCTCCCCGGCCCGCTCTGCCACGGCGTGATCACCAAGGACGGCCGGGTCCACCTCGTGGGCCACGGCCGCGCCAACCACGCCGGGGCGGGCGACTCCGACGTCCTGGCCGCGGTGATCGCGGAGAAGCGCCTCCCCCCGGACCACCGGGCGGACACCGACGGCAACCGGTACTTCTACGGCTTCGAGTGCGAGAACCTCGGCGACGGCGAGGACCCCTGGCCGGCGGCCCAACTCGACGCGATGGCCCGCGCCTCGGCCGCCCTGTGCCGCGCCCACGGCTGGACCGCCCGCTCGGTCGTCGGCCACCTCGAATGGCAGCCGGGCAAGATCGACCCGAAGGGCTTCACGATGGCCTCGATGCGCACCCGCGTCGAGGAACGCCTGAAATGACGCCCGCACCGCTCTGACGTGCGACGGCGGGCGCGCGGGCGGCACACAATGGGGGCGTGAACCGTCCAGGCGACCCCGAGCTGATCCTGCGGCCCCGGCCGGCCTCCCCCCTGCGGGAGGTCCGCGACGAGCGGTTCGGGCGGCACGGTGTGCGGCTGCTGCTCAAGCGGGACGATCTGGTCCATCCCGAGCTGCCCGGCAACAAGTGGCGCAAGCTCGCGCCGAATCTGCGGGCCGCCGTCGCCGAGGGCCGTACGGAGCTCGTGACCTTCGGCGGGGCCTACTCCAACCACCTGCGGGCCACCGCCGCCGCGGGCCGGCTGCTGGGGCTGGCGACCGTCGGGATCGTACGGGGCGACGAGCTCGCGGGGCGCCCGCTGAACGACTCGCTGGCCCGGTGCGCGGCGGACGGCATGCGGCTGCACTTCGTGACCCGTTCGGCCTACCGGGACAAGGCCGCCCTGCCCGCGCGGGCCGGTGCGGCCGACGCCTACGTCATCCCGGAGGGCGGCAGCAACGCGCTCGCGGTACGGGGCTGCGCCGAGCTCGGCCACGAACTGCGGGGCGCCTGCGACGTCGCCGCGGTGGCCTGCGGCACCGGGGGCACCCTGGCCGGGCTGGCGGCCGGGCTGGCCCCGGGCCAGCGGGCGGTGGGCGTCCCGGTGGTCGGGGGCGGGTTCCTGGAGGCGGAGATACGTTCCCTCCAGGCGGCGGCGTTCGGCGGCCCGGCGGGCGACTGGTCGCTCGCCGAGGGCTTCGCCCACGGCGGCTACGCCCGGGTCCCCGACGCCCTGGAGGCCTTCGCCGCGGACTTCGCCTCCCGCCACGGGCTGCCGGTGGAGCGGATCTACGTGGCCAAGCTCCTCTGGGCCCTGCTCGAACTCACCCGGGCCGGCGCCTTCCCCCCGGGCACCACCCTGGCGGCGGTCGTCACGGGCCGCCCGTAGGGGGGTACATCCCGCGCCGCGGCTACGCCGACTCCTCGCGGTAGGCCGCCGCCTCCTCCAGGTCCAGCCGGCGCAGCAGGGCCCGCAGCATTTCGTCGTCGATGCGGCGCGCGTCCCGCAGCGACACGAAGACCTCCCGCTCCGCCGCGATCATCTCCCCGGCCAGCCGGCGGTACACCTCGTCCGCCGACTCGCCGGTCACCGCGTTGACCTCGCCCAGCCGCTCCCACACGGCGTTGCGCCTGCGCTCCAGCACCGTCCGCAGCCGGTCCGCCAGCGGCGGCGGCAGGGCGTTCGCCGGTGCGGCCAGCAGTTCCGTCAGGCGCTCCTCCGCGGCCCGCGAGGCCTCGCTCTGGGCCTGGGCCTCCGCCAGGGTGTCGGCGTGGGTGTCGCGCGGGGGCAGGCGCAGCAGGCGGATCAGCGGCGGCAGCGTCAGGCCCTGGACCACCAGGGTGCCGATCACCGTGGTGAACGTCAGGAACAGGATCAGGTTCCGGTGCGGCACGCTGATCGGCACGGAGAAGGCGATCGCCAGCGAGACCACGCCGCGCATGCCGGCCCATCCGACGATGACCGGCGCCTTCCAGTTCGTCTCCGGCTCCCGCTCCCGGATCCGCCGCGAGAGCACCCTCGGCAGGAACGTCGCCGGGAAGACCCACGCGAAGCGGGCCGCCACCACGACCGCGAAGACCGCCAGCGCGTAGCCGGCCGCGGCCATGCCCTCGTACTCCCCGAGCCCCTTCAGCACCACCGGCAGTTGGAGCCCGATCAGCGCGAAGACCACCGATTCGAGGATGAAGGCGACCACCTTCCACACCGCCTCCTCCTGGAGCCGGGTCGCGAAGTCGACCTGCCAGTTGTGGTGCCCGAGGTACAGCGCGACCACCACGACCGCCAGCACGCCCGAGGCGTGCACCCGCTCGGCGGCCGCGTAGGCCACGAACGGGATCAGCAGCGAGAGCGTGTTCTGCAGCAGCGAATCCCGCAGCCGCCTGCGCAGCACGTGGATCGGCACCATCAGCAGCAGGCCCATCCCGACCCGTGCGTCAGCGGGGGCGGTACACCGTGAGGGCGTCCGGGAGCTCCTCCAGGACGAGGGCGGCCGGGGCGTACGCGTACTCCCCGTCGTAGGCGAGCGGGGTGCCGGCCGGGATGTCGCCGACACGCAGGCTCCGCAGCCGGGTGGCGGCGTGGACCGGCGAGCGGGTCAGCGGGCCCGCGAGGGCGGCGGCGAGCAGGCGGGGGCCGGGGCGGCCGCCGCCGTGGACGAGCCGGACGTCGAGCAGGCCCTCCCCCAGGCTCTCGCGGTAGCGGGGCGCCGGGCCCGTGCCCCGGTAGGTGCCGTTGCCCGCGAAGAGCAGCCAGACGCTGCGCGGGCGTCCGGCGAGCGTGAGGCGTACGGGGCGCTGCGCGCGCAGGACCCGCCAGGCCGCCAGCAGGGCGGCGGGACCGCCGCCGATCCGGGGCGCCCAGCGGAGCCGGTGGCCCAGCAGCTCCGGGTAGGCCCCGATGCTGAAGTTGTTCAGGAAGTAGCCGGCCCTCGGGTCCTCGGGGTCCGGGCCCGGGGTGAAGCGGCCGATTCCGATGTGGACCGCGTGCCCGGCCGCCACGGCCCGGCAGGTGTCTTCGGTGCCGGCGAGGCCGAGGTCCAGCGCGAAGTGGTTGAGCGTGCCGCCGGGGAACACCGCCAGCGGGATCCCGGCGCGCAACGCGGCGGTGGCGGCCGCGTTGATCGTGCCGTCGCCGCCGCACACGCCGAGCACGGTGGAACGGTCGGCCGCCCTGGCCAGTTCGGCGACGAGTTCGGGCCCGCCGCACTCGACGAACTCGGCCTTGGGCAGCCGCTCCCGCACCGTGTCGGGCCCCGCCGCGGCGGCCGAGCCCGAGCCGGAGTTGACCACGACCGTGAGCCCGGCGCCGTCGGGCAGCGCCGGCGCGGTGGAGGCCGTCCGCTCGTCGCCCGGCACGATCCGGGCCTCCTCGACGTCCCGCGTGAGGCGGCGTACGACGAGTCCCGCCGCCACCCCGAGCGCCCCCCCGGCGAGCACGTCGGAGGGGTAGTGGACCCCGGTGTACACCCGGGAGAAGGCGACGGAGGCGGCCACCGGGGCCAGCGCGGCGCCCCAGCCCGGGGACTCCAGGGCCACGCCAGCAGCGAAGGCGAACGCGGACGCCGAATGCCCCGAGGGGAAGGACGTGGTCTGCGGCTGCGTGGCGAGCCGGCGCCCGGCGGGCACCCCGTCCAGCATCGGGCGCGGCCGGCGCACCGACCACTTGCCGACGGTGTTGATGGTCGCGGAGGCCAGCGCCAGCGAGGCGAGTCCGCGTACGGCGGCCTTGCGGGCCCCGGCCGAGCCGAAGACGGCGAGGGCCGCGGCGGTCCCGCCCCACAGCACCCCGTGGTTCGCGGCCCGCCCGAGCCGCGGCAGCACCCGGTCGGCCCCCGGCCAGTGCCGGCGGGCCACCACGTCGAACAGCCACCGGTCGCCCCGCGCGACCGCACCCCGCCAGGTCAACTCTTGATCAGCCATTTCCTGCCTCTACCCGCGATCCTCCCCCGGAATCGGACCCTGGCCGGGCCCGTCCTCCAGGGGGCGCTTGCGCAGGAGCAGGACGACCAGTCCGCCCAGGACCACCAGGCCCACCGCCAGGGAGGCGATCACCGGGGTGGCCGCGGAGCTGCCGCTGGAGGCCAGCCGCTCCTCCGAGGTGTCCGGGCCCGCCGCGGAGGCGGGTGCGGACACCGCGCCGAGCGTGGTGACGGCCGTGCCCGCCTCCACCGCACCGGCCGGCCGTACGTCGGGAGCCTGCGGCCACCGCGCCGTCGCCGTGGCCACGGCGGCGGACTGGCTGGACCCGGCGACGATGTGGACCTGCGCCGGGATCCCGCTGGTGAAGACCCGCCCGACCGGTACCCGGGTGGAGCCGTGGACGGTGACCGAGGCCGTGCCGTCCGGCGTCCCCGCCGGCACCTCGAAGAACAGCTTGCTCCCGTTGGCGGCGGCGGTGACGGGCCGCCCCTCGGCGTCCACCACCCGCACCCCCATGGCCACGGCCGCGGCGTCCGGGGTCACGCTCACGCTCTGCGCGCTCGTCCGCACGGTGACCGGCCCGATCCGGGTGCCCAGCGGTCCCGACACCTCGCCCGGGTCCACCGCCAGCGAGGCCGGCGGCTCCGGCAGCCGGCCGGCTTCCCGCATGAGGTAGTCCGCCAGCTTCTCCGCCTGCGGGTCGGCGGCCTCCACGCGCACGCCGTCGGCCAGCCGCCAGATGGCCACCTGGGTGCCGGCCGCCGCGCTCTCCGCGGTGAGCGCGGCGGCCCCGGCCGCCTTGGCGAGCCCGGCCAGATCGTTCAGCTGGGGGTAGGAGTGCTCCAGGACCCAGCGGATCCGGGCCGCCTCGCCGTTGCCGGCGAGCGGCGTACCGCTCCACCCGCTCTCCGTGTAGCGGGTCTGGGGCTGCGCGTTGCCCGCGACGCCGACCCCGTAGGTCTGGAGCATCCCGCCCCCGTCGACCCGCATCTCGTACAGCCCGGCGGGGATCTGCCGCACCGAGCCGTCCGCGCCGCGCAGGACCGCCTGCCCGTAGGTCTTCAGCCCGTCGAGCACGGCGCTCGCGCCCTCCGGGGTCCGGGGTGCGCCGGGGCCGCCGTCGGCGGCGGCCCCGGCGGCCGGCGCCGCCGCCAGCGCGGCGGCGAGCAGCGCGACCGCGAGCGGGCGCCGCGCGGAGCCCCGTGGGGCCGCGGCGGCAGGACCGGTGGCCGGACCGGGGGCCGGACCGGGGGCCGGACCGGGGGCCGGCGCGACGGCAGGAGCCGCGACCGGATCGACCGGATCGGCCTGAGGAGCGGTGGCAGGAGCAACAGCGCGAACAGGAGCCGGAGCCGGGACAGGAACAGGAGCGCGAACAGGAGCGGGAGCAGGAGCGGAGGATGCGGGAACGGCAATCGACACAGTCTTCCCCTTCGGGCCGAAGGCCCAGGTGCCCGTGAGTACCGGGGAATCCTAGCCTCTTCGAACACTCAGACCACCGCCGCCTTCTGAGTGCCCATCAGCGGGGTGTCCGTTCTGACGACCCGCCGGAAGGCCGCCGTACCGCGGTTGAGGTCGTGTCCGATGGCCGTCGCGTCGATCTGCGCGGAGAACCACCTGTTCCCCTCCCCGTCGGGCGGGTCCTCGCGCACCCGCAGCCGCCCGTGGACCACCAGCGGTTCGCCGACGGAAACGGATCCGGCGAGGTTCACGGCGAGGCCGCGCCGGGCCCACACCGTGTAGAAGCTGGTGGGCGCGTCCGCCCAGGCCTCCTTCTTCCGGTCGAAGTACCTCGGGGTCACCGCGAAGCGGAACCGGGCCGCGGGGCCGCTCGGCGTCTCCTTGTAGTCGATCTGGGTGGCCACGTAGCCCACCAGCGTCACCTGGGTGTCGTTCATCCCGGCCGTCCTCCCGGGGCCGCGGCCGCCCGCTCGGCGAAGCGCCCGCCCGACCCGCATTCCGTACCCGTCCGGACCATCCGCACGAGGTACGACCATGCTGGCCCGGTCCGCCGGAATCCGCCGGAGCCTGTGGATTACTGACGGGTTGTGGACAACTTCGCCACCGTCGCGTACTGCTCGCGCACCTCCCGGTAGCGCAGCAGCTCGGCCGCCACCGGCTCCAGCACCCGCGCCCGCCCGCAGCCGGCCGCAGCCTGCCGCAGCCGCCGCTCCGCGTCCTGCCCGTAGCGCCGTGCCGGGCCCCGGGCCCCGATCGAGCAGGCCCACTCCACGAGCGGTCCGCCGATGATGCCCGCCACCATCAGGAGCACCGGCGGCATCAGCTTCGGTTCCAGGACTCCGGCGATCTGTCCGACCAGCCAGAGCCCGCCGTAGATCTGCAGGAGCGTCATGGCCGCCTGCGCGAGGACCGCCGCAGGCCACCAGGAGGGTCGCGGGGGCTTGACGCTGGGCACCGCGACCGCCGCGCCCAGCGTCACCGCGATCTCGTCGAGCGCCTCCGGGAGCCCCTCCGCTCCGCGCACCGCGGTCTCCCGTACGGCCTGCGCCCACGGGTCGGGCAGGCCGCGTACCGCCTCGTCGGCGACGGTCCGCACGGCCTGTTCCACCCGCTGACGGGCCGTCACCTCCTCCTCGACCGGCAGCTCGGAGGCCGTCGCGGAGCGTCCGATCGCCGCCAGGGCGGCGAGGCCGGCCAGCGAGCGCGGGGCGCGCCGGCTCTCGTACCAGCGCCACAGGCGCAGCCACGGGGTCCCGCACGCCTTTCCGGCGTTGCGCCGCCAGGCGCGCTCGGCGGCCAGCCCGGCCGCATACGCGCCGACCGCCTCGGCGAGCCGGTCCTCGAACTCGGCGCGCGCCGTCTCCCCGATTTCCGGGCCGGGGTGGCCGTCGGCGACGTAGAGCGGCCGCAGGCGGGTGGCGGCCTTGTCCACGTCCGCGGAGATCCGCCGGGTGGCGGCTCCCTTCTCCTGGGTGAACTGTCCGAGGAGCTCGCGCAGTTCCCCGACTCCTTCACCCGTAAGAGCGGAGATCCCGAGGACGGTGGCGCCGGGTTCGCCGTGCTCGCCGAGGGCGATCCCGTCGTCGTCGAGGAGCCTGCGCAGATCGTCCAGTACGAGGTCGGCGGCCTCGCCGGGCAGCCGGTCCACCTGGTTCAGCACGACGAAGGTCACCTCCGCGTGCCCGGCCAGCGGCCGCAGGTACCGCTCGTGCAGCACCGCGTCCGCGTACTTCTCCGGGTCCACCACCCACACCACGGCATCGACCAGCGCCAGCACCCGGTCCACGTGGTCGCGGTGCGCGCCGACCGCCGAGTCCAGGTCGGGCAGATCGACGAGGACCATTCCGCGCAGCGCTTCCGCCTCCGAGGTCTCACGGGGGCGGCGGCGCAGGCGTCCGGGGATCTCGAGGCGGTCGAGGAGGCCGGCCGCGCCGTCGGACCAGCTGCAGGCGATGGGTGCGGCGGTCGTCGGCCTGCGCAGCCCGGTTTCGGAGATCTGCACTCCGGCGAGCGAGTTGAAGAGGGTGGACTTGCCGCTTCCGGTGGCGCCCGCGATGGCGACGACCGTGTGCTGCGCGGAGAGCCCGCGCCGTGCGGCGGCCTCGTCGAGGACCCGTCCGGCTTCGGCGAGGGTCTTGCCGTCGAGGATCCTGGTCCGGGAAAGCCCGATGAGCTGGCGCAGCGCGTCGAGGCGGACGCGCAGCGCCTGCGCCTCGGGACTGAGCGGAGGTGCGGGCGCCTTGCCCCCATCGCTCCCGGCGCCGGAAACCGCCCGTACGAGCGCCTCGTCACCCTCGTCGTCGCCGGTCGCGGGCCAGTCGTCGTCGGTGACCCGGGGACGCGAGCGTGCGATGAGTCCGTCGTCCCAGCGGTCGTCGGTGCGGTCGGTCAGGGCAGTCACCTCATCACCTCTCCTTCTGCAGTAGGGACAGGGCGGCGATCAGCTCGGCCTGGGGTTCGGGGCTCACTTCGAGTGCCTCGATCGGGGCGAGGCGGCGGTCGCGTTCGGCGCGCAGCACCTGGTCGAGGTGTTCGCCGACGAGCTCGCCGCCCCGGTCGCGCAGGCGTACGGCGGCCTGTACCCCGATCCGCTCGGCGAGCTTCTCCCCCGCCGGGCGGGCCCGCTTGCCTCCGAGGAGGGCGGCGACCAGCAGGGCGGCCACCCCGTCGGGGTCGGGCGCGGGCTGCTTCTCGAGCCGCGCCACCTCGTCCTCGGCGAGTTCCTCCAGCACGCGCCGCCAGCGCCGTACCGCCATGCCGATACGTTCCGCCGCCTCCCGGTCGGGGGCGGGCAGTGCGACGGCGCCCGCGGCCGGCTCGCGCCGCCAGGCCTCGGCGATCCGTTCGTCGGCGGCGGCCACGGCGCACTGGAGCAGCGCGGCGAGGGATTCCGCGAGGGAGTCGAGGAGTTCGTCGGCGCTGGTGTCGAGGGGGTAGCCGCGCCAGCGGGTCAGCGCGTCCCCGGCGAGCACCGCGCCGCGGTCGAGCCGGTTGCGGACCCTCTTGCCCTCCCTCTTGTAGGCGTCTTCGACGGCGGAAGTCAGCCGTACGGCGGCAGCGTGCTGGGCCGCGACGGCCGAGGCGAGCTCCGGCATCCGGCGCCCGAGGGAGTCGAGCGCGCCGAGCGCGGTGCGTCCGACGGCGTACTGCCGGGCGGCCGGATCCTGCGCGTGGTGGGCGAGCCAGGCGAAGAGCGGCGCGACGGCGCTGGCGGGCAGGAGCCCGCCTCCGCCGGCCGATTCGGGCAGCTCGGGGACGGTGAACCGGGGTACGTCGCCCAGCCCGGCCCGTGTGAGCAGGGCCCCGTACTGCCGGGAGACCTCGGCGAGCACCTGGTGCGGCACCCGGTCGAGGACGGTGATCAGGGTGGCCTTGTACTGCTTGGCGGTGCGCAGGAGGTGCCAGGGCACGGCGTCCGCGTACCGCGATGCGGTGGTGACCATGACCCAGACGTCGGCGGCGCAGATGAGTTCGGCGGCGAGCGTCCGGTTGTCGACGACGAGGGAGTCGATGTCGGGGGCGTCGAGGATGGCGAGACCGCGGGGCAGGGTGGAGACGGTCTCGATGCGTACTTCGCGGGCGGTGTGCCCGTGGGGCTGCGGTGGTCTGTGGGGGGTTCTGCGGGCTGCCGGCAGGGCGTCTTCCTCGCCCTGCGGAACCCAGACGCGCATCAGGTCGGGCAGCACCCTCACCCCGGCGAACCAGTGATGATCATCCGGATGGCAGACAAGCACGGGGGTGCGTGTCGTGGGCCGGAGTACCCCGGCCTCACTCACTTGGCGCCCTACGAGGGAGTTGACGAGGGTGGACTTACCGGCTCCGGTGGACCCGCCGACGACGGCGAGCAGCGGCGCCTCCGGCGCCTTCAGCCGGGGTACGAGGTAGTCGTCGAGCTGCGCGAGCAGCTCGGCTCTGGTTTGGCGGGCGCGGGGGGCGCCGGGCAGGGGCAGCGGCAGACGCACGGACGCGACCCGGTCGCGCAGGGCGGACAGGGCATCGAGCAGCTGAGGCCGAACATCCAAGGTCACCACATGCGAAGAATGCCCAATTTGGGACCATTTTTGAAGCTTATACGTCCTCTGCGCGCCGACCGCTACTCCACTGGGACATCCTGGACACAGCGGACGAGTGGGGCGCAGGCATAACGAGTGCACAACACCCAGGGCGCCACGGCGCAAAAGCGGTGCGAGAATCGCACCTGCCTGCGATTATCGGGACCGCTTCACCGAACCTCCACATCGTGGCACGCGAGTGAAGCAACCGGGACAAGGCAACCGGAGCCCTATCCTTGACCCGGCACGGACCACAGTCCCACCCCCACCCAGGGGCTCCAGGCCACCACGGCCACCTTCCGGCCCCCGTAGCTCAGTGGATAGAGCAGGTGCCTTCTAAGCACTTGGCCGCAGGTTCGAGTCCTGCCGGGGGCACTCTTTTCCCACCACATCGAGCCCTCCGCTTGCGGAGGGCTTTCGTGCAGGTCAGGGCACCTTAGCGAGCCTGCCGTAGCGGTGGCGTAAGCACGTGCGGCGGTTACTCGAAGGCCTTGACCGCCTGGTGGTAAGTCCACGCGGTGCCGTCGCAGGAAGCCTTCTTCGCACCCGAGTAACGGGCGCAGACCCGCTTCAGGTCAGCGTGGAACATGTCGTCCAGCCGGTTCTTGGCGGCCGCGAACTCCCCCGCCGCCTTGTAGTTGCGGTAGCCGAAGTCGTGGCGGGCGCACGCCGTGCGGAAGGGGAAGCCGAAGGGGTTGTCCGGGGAGGTCGTGCAGTAGTCCGTCGACCAGTCGAAGCCGTACGACTGCCAGGCGTCCCGGTTCGCGCGCGCCGCCGTCCAGGACTCGTAGCTGGCGCCGGTCCCCTGGGTCCAGACGCTCAGCACCTGCGGCTTGTCGGCCGGGACCTCCGGGGCCGCTGCCGCGGCCCCGGACGGCGCGAGGGCGAGGGCGAGCGTGAGGGTGAGAGCCGTGGTGAGGGTGCGGGCCGCAGTGGCTTCGGGCGGCGCGGCCCGGGCGGCTCTCGCGGGGGCCTGGGCAGGGGTCGCGGTTCGGCTGGGGCGGCTGCGCACGCACCTTCTAACGACGCACGTCACCCCGGGTACCGGAGCTGCGCACGTGC harbors:
- a CDS encoding single-stranded DNA-binding protein; the encoded protein is MNDTQVTLVGYVATQIDYKETPSGPAARFRFAVTPRYFDRKKEAWADAPTSFYTVWARRGLAVNLAGSVSVGEPLVVHGRLRVREDPPDGEGNRWFSAQIDATAIGHDLNRGTAAFRRVVRTDTPLMGTQKAAVV
- a CDS encoding YfjP family GTPase; amino-acid sequence: MTALTDRTDDRWDDGLIARSRPRVTDDDWPATGDDEGDEALVRAVSGAGSDGGKAPAPPLSPEAQALRVRLDALRQLIGLSRTRILDGKTLAEAGRVLDEAAARRGLSAQHTVVAIAGATGSGKSTLFNSLAGVQISETGLRRPTTAAPIACSWSDGAAGLLDRLEIPGRLRRRPRETSEAEALRGMVLVDLPDLDSAVGAHRDHVDRVLALVDAVVWVVDPEKYADAVLHERYLRPLAGHAEVTFVVLNQVDRLPGEAADLVLDDLRRLLDDDGIALGEHGEPGATVLGISALTGEGVGELRELLGQFTQEKGAATRRISADVDKAATRLRPLYVADGHPGPEIGETARAEFEDRLAEAVGAYAAGLAAERAWRRNAGKACGTPWLRLWRWYESRRAPRSLAGLAALAAIGRSATASELPVEEEVTARQRVEQAVRTVADEAVRGLPDPWAQAVRETAVRGAEGLPEALDEIAVTLGAAVAVPSVKPPRPSWWPAAVLAQAAMTLLQIYGGLWLVGQIAGVLEPKLMPPVLLMVAGIIGGPLVEWACSIGARGPARRYGQDAERRLRQAAAGCGRARVLEPVAAELLRYREVREQYATVAKLSTTRQ
- a CDS encoding thioester domain-containing protein gives rise to the protein MLDGLKTYGQAVLRGADGSVRQIPAGLYEMRVDGGGMLQTYGVGVAGNAQPQTRYTESGWSGTPLAGNGEAARIRWVLEHSYPQLNDLAGLAKAAGAAALTAESAAAGTQVAIWRLADGVRVEAADPQAEKLADYLMREAGRLPEPPASLAVDPGEVSGPLGTRIGPVTVRTSAQSVSVTPDAAAVAMGVRVVDAEGRPVTAAANGSKLFFEVPAGTPDGTASVTVHGSTRVPVGRVFTSGIPAQVHIVAGSSQSAAVATATARWPQAPDVRPAGAVEAGTAVTTLGAVSAPASAAGPDTSEERLASSGSSAATPVIASLAVGLVVLGGLVVLLLRKRPLEDGPGQGPIPGEDRG
- a CDS encoding pyridoxal-phosphate dependent enzyme; translated protein: MNRPGDPELILRPRPASPLREVRDERFGRHGVRLLLKRDDLVHPELPGNKWRKLAPNLRAAVAEGRTELVTFGGAYSNHLRATAAAGRLLGLATVGIVRGDELAGRPLNDSLARCAADGMRLHFVTRSAYRDKAALPARAGAADAYVIPEGGSNALAVRGCAELGHELRGACDVAAVACGTGGTLAGLAAGLAPGQRAVGVPVVGGGFLEAEIRSLQAAAFGGPAGDWSLAEGFAHGGYARVPDALEAFAADFASRHGLPVERIYVAKLLWALLELTRAGAFPPGTTLAAVVTGRP
- a CDS encoding Rrf2 family transcriptional regulator → MRLTRFTDLALRVLMRLAVEETDLPTTRDVAATMEVPYTHTAKVVAKLQHLGLVEARRGRGGGLALTPAGRGASVGGLIRELEGAGDVVDCDGTVPCPLRGACVLRGALRRAQEAFFASLDPLTVNDLVAAPTGPLLLGISGGSTGAGRP
- a CDS encoding bifunctional phosphatase PAP2/diacylglycerol kinase family protein, which codes for MADQELTWRGAVARGDRWLFDVVARRHWPGADRVLPRLGRAANHGVLWGGTAAALAVFGSAGARKAAVRGLASLALASATINTVGKWSVRRPRPMLDGVPAGRRLATQPQTTSFPSGHSASAFAFAAGVALESPGWGAALAPVAASVAFSRVYTGVHYPSDVLAGGALGVAAGLVVRRLTRDVEEARIVPGDERTASTAPALPDGAGLTVVVNSGSGSAAAAGPDTVRERLPKAEFVECGGPELVAELARAADRSTVLGVCGGDGTINAAATAALRAGIPLAVFPGGTLNHFALDLGLAGTEDTCRAVAAGHAVHIGIGRFTPGPDPEDPRAGYFLNNFSIGAYPELLGHRLRWAPRIGGGPAALLAAWRVLRAQRPVRLTLAGRPRSVWLLFAGNGTYRGTGPAPRYRESLGEGLLDVRLVHGGGRPGPRLLAAALAGPLTRSPVHAATRLRSLRVGDIPAGTPLAYDGEYAYAPAALVLEELPDALTVYRPR
- a CDS encoding globin domain-containing protein, with translation MLSEKSAATVRATLPAVGAAIGDITELFYGKLFAAHPELIRDLFNRGNQNAGLQKQALAGSIAAFATHLVAHPDDRPDVMLNRIAHKHASLGVTREQYPIVHTHLFEAIVEILGEAVTPEVAEAWDEVYWLMANALITIEERLYAEQQVLAGDVWRDWTVAARVEETADCATFHLTPADGAPAPGFKPGQYVSVQVELPDGAHQIRQYSLSSAPGSPLRSLTVKRVHGPAAGGPDGEVSHHLHTRIGTGDTLRVSAPYGDLVLRDSAAPVVLASAGIGCTPMLSMLEHLADTAHTAPVTVLHADRSPADHALRADHRALTHKLADARAHFWYEADAEPGDHEGRLDLAAVPVAPGTLAYLCGPLPFMRAAREQLIAKGVAPADVHYEVFGPDLWLASA
- a CDS encoding N-acetylmuramoyl-L-alanine amidase yields the protein MSAPLSADRFIDALRAEGLTVVEVGGWRTRNRNHKGPWGPVHGVMLHHTVTHGTAFTVRLCRDGDEALPGPLCHGVITKDGRVHLVGHGRANHAGAGDSDVLAAVIAEKRLPPDHRADTDGNRYFYGFECENLGDGEDPWPAAQLDAMARASAALCRAHGWTARSVVGHLEWQPGKIDPKGFTMASMRTRVEERLK